One Syntrophaceae bacterium DNA window includes the following coding sequences:
- a CDS encoding efflux RND transporter permease subunit: MWLANTSIKRPVFATMFIMALVLLGLVSYAEIGVDLFPKVEFPIVNITAVLKGASPEVMDIDVTDKIEESVNTIEGVKTITSTSREGVSSVTVEFVLERDIDLAVQDVREKVSMIRSKLPSDIEEPVIRKVDPDANPVLWVNLSGQKSVRELSTYMDEVLKDQIQRIPGVGALRIGGLQLREVRIWLDADKLRAYQVAPGDVAAALKMENVELPGGRIETATKEYSVKIKGEFPRIADFNDLIVAYSKGVPVRIRDIGRVEDGQQEKRSIVRFNGVPAVGMGIQKQSGTNTVEVIDRIKKEIAVINKNLPPGLKLDFAFDQSTFIKRSINEVQGHLILGGILAILAVFLFLRNTRTTLISAVALPVSVISTFALLRAFDFTFNNMTMLALTLSVGLLIDDAIIVIENIYRHVEEGMPPREAAAFATSEIGLAVMATTLAVIVIFLPVAFMKGIIGRFFLQFALTVVFSVAVSLVVSFTLTPMLASIYLKQLERSKGDPELPAPGRFAGLKNRLAWIHKAGDALERGYKKTEGLYRVLLEISLRHRGLVLVAALVLFIFSLFITRFIGKEFVPPEDQGQFLVRMEAPFDYSVYRADEMFRQAEDMIRKVPEVRSVFYIQGMGAGGVGEVNKAVSFVTLYPKADRKRSQEQIKADIRRNMRTIPGLKGTAEDVSLIGGGIRNVPILYAIRGTSLADLQTYTRQITSEFSKLPGIVDVDTSIEAGKPEVKVFIDRDKAADLGVSVGSIAEAVNILISGEVDITKFKDEERGKRLDVRVRLNPEDRMNPSDLGNIYVRGRDGRLVDLASVARFQEGGGPSTIQRVDRQRATIVYAGLEKKPLAEAMTELNAISSKVLPSDYSAKYKGPAETMGESFRYLIFALILGIIMAYMILAAQFESFIHPFTVLLAMPLSFIGAFGALLLTGNTISIYSLIGIILLMGLVKKNAILLVDYTNTLRERGMSRKEAILLAGPVRLRPILMTTFAMVFGMIPVALGVGEGAESRSPMGITVIGGLLTSLFLTLVVVPAAYDLFDDWIQKFRMRRHIHPEKGVTPS, encoded by the coding sequence ATGTGGCTCGCTAATACATCGATCAAGCGTCCCGTCTTCGCTACGATGTTCATCATGGCCCTGGTGCTCCTGGGGCTGGTTTCCTATGCCGAAATCGGCGTGGACCTGTTTCCGAAGGTCGAGTTTCCCATTGTCAACATTACCGCCGTTTTGAAAGGCGCCAGCCCAGAGGTCATGGACATTGACGTGACGGACAAGATCGAAGAGTCCGTCAACACCATCGAGGGCGTCAAGACCATCACCTCGACGAGCCGCGAGGGAGTCTCCAGCGTCACCGTGGAGTTCGTCCTGGAGCGCGACATCGACCTGGCCGTCCAGGATGTCCGCGAGAAGGTCTCGATGATCCGCTCCAAGCTGCCTTCGGACATTGAAGAACCCGTCATCCGGAAAGTGGATCCCGATGCAAACCCCGTCCTGTGGGTCAATCTCTCGGGGCAGAAGAGCGTTCGCGAGCTGTCCACCTACATGGACGAGGTCCTGAAGGACCAGATCCAGCGCATTCCCGGCGTGGGAGCCCTGCGTATCGGGGGGCTGCAGCTCCGGGAGGTGCGGATCTGGCTGGACGCCGACAAGCTCAGGGCCTACCAGGTGGCCCCCGGCGACGTGGCTGCCGCCCTGAAGATGGAAAACGTCGAGCTTCCCGGAGGGCGGATCGAGACCGCAACCAAAGAGTACTCAGTTAAAATCAAAGGGGAATTCCCCCGGATCGCCGACTTCAACGACCTGATCGTCGCCTATTCCAAGGGGGTTCCCGTCCGGATCCGTGACATCGGCCGGGTGGAGGACGGCCAGCAGGAGAAGCGTTCCATTGTCCGGTTCAACGGGGTCCCGGCCGTCGGAATGGGGATCCAGAAGCAGTCGGGGACCAACACCGTCGAGGTCATCGACCGTATCAAGAAGGAAATCGCCGTCATCAACAAAAACCTGCCGCCGGGGCTGAAACTCGACTTCGCCTTCGACCAGTCGACCTTCATCAAGCGCTCCATCAACGAGGTTCAGGGCCACCTCATTCTCGGCGGGATTCTCGCCATCCTGGCTGTATTCCTCTTCCTGCGGAACACCCGGACAACCCTGATCAGCGCCGTGGCACTCCCGGTCTCGGTCATCTCCACGTTCGCCCTGCTCCGGGCCTTCGACTTCACGTTCAACAACATGACCATGCTGGCCCTGACGCTCTCCGTGGGGCTCCTGATCGACGACGCCATCATCGTCATCGAGAACATTTACCGCCACGTGGAGGAGGGCATGCCGCCACGGGAGGCGGCCGCTTTCGCCACATCGGAGATCGGCCTGGCCGTCATGGCCACCACCCTGGCCGTCATCGTCATCTTCCTGCCGGTGGCCTTCATGAAGGGCATCATCGGGCGATTTTTCCTCCAGTTCGCCCTCACCGTCGTCTTCTCTGTGGCGGTATCCCTTGTTGTGTCCTTCACGTTGACCCCCATGCTGGCGTCGATCTACCTGAAACAACTGGAGCGATCCAAGGGCGATCCGGAGCTGCCGGCACCAGGGCGGTTCGCTGGGCTGAAAAACAGGCTGGCCTGGATCCACAAGGCCGGTGATGCGTTGGAGAGAGGATACAAGAAGACCGAAGGATTGTATCGGGTCCTGCTGGAAATCTCCCTGCGACACCGGGGGTTGGTCCTTGTCGCAGCCCTTGTCCTGTTCATCTTCAGCCTGTTCATCACCCGGTTCATCGGCAAGGAGTTCGTCCCGCCGGAAGACCAGGGCCAGTTCCTCGTCCGCATGGAAGCACCCTTCGACTACTCGGTCTACCGTGCGGACGAGATGTTCCGGCAGGCGGAGGACATGATCCGGAAAGTGCCCGAGGTCCGGTCCGTTTTTTATATCCAGGGAATGGGGGCGGGCGGTGTTGGAGAAGTGAACAAGGCCGTCTCGTTCGTGACCCTGTATCCCAAGGCCGACCGAAAAAGGAGCCAGGAGCAGATCAAGGCGGACATCCGCCGGAACATGCGGACGATCCCGGGTCTCAAAGGTACGGCAGAGGACGTGTCTCTCATCGGCGGCGGCATCCGGAATGTGCCCATCCTTTATGCCATCCGGGGAACCAGCCTGGCGGATCTCCAGACCTATACCCGCCAGATTACATCCGAGTTTTCAAAGCTGCCGGGTATCGTGGACGTCGATACGTCCATCGAAGCGGGGAAGCCGGAGGTGAAGGTATTTATCGACCGGGACAAGGCGGCAGATCTTGGCGTCTCTGTCGGTTCCATTGCCGAGGCCGTCAACATCCTCATCAGCGGCGAGGTGGACATTACAAAGTTTAAGGACGAGGAGAGGGGGAAGCGTCTGGATGTACGCGTCCGCCTCAACCCGGAGGACCGCATGAATCCCTCCGACCTGGGAAACATCTATGTCCGGGGCAGGGACGGCCGGCTCGTGGATCTGGCCAGCGTGGCCCGGTTCCAGGAGGGTGGAGGGCCCAGCACCATCCAGCGCGTCGACCGCCAGCGGGCGACCATCGTCTATGCGGGCCTCGAAAAAAAGCCCCTGGCTGAGGCCATGACGGAGCTGAACGCCATCTCGAGCAAGGTCCTGCCGTCGGATTACTCGGCCAAATACAAGGGGCCGGCTGAGACCATGGGGGAATCCTTCCGCTACCTGATCTTCGCGCTCATCCTCGGAATCATCATGGCCTACATGATCCTGGCGGCCCAGTTCGAGAGTTTCATCCATCCCTTTACGGTCCTCCTGGCCATGCCGCTGTCTTTCATCGGGGCCTTCGGCGCCCTCCTCCTGACGGGGAACACCATCAGCATCTACAGCCTGATCGGCATCATTCTCCTCATGGGCCTGGTAAAGAAAAACGCGATCCTGCTGGTTGACTACACGAACACCCTTCGGGAGCGCGGCATGTCCCGGAAGGAAGCAATCCTCCTTGCGGGTCCCGTACGGCTCCGGCCGATCCTCATGACCACCTTCGCCATGGTCTTCGGCATGATTCCCGTGGCGCTCGGAGTGGGTGAAGGGGCGGAGTCCCGATCACCCATGGGCATCACCGTCATCGGCGGCCTCCTGACGTCTCTTTTCCTGACGCTGGTGGTGGTTCCCGCCGCCTATGACCTGTTTGACGACTGGATCCAGAAGTTCCGAATGCGCCGGCACATCCATCCGGAGAAGGGGGTGACTCCGTCATGA
- the mfd gene encoding transcription-repair coupling factor, with product MRKIIDLKPREDPAFLELLAHIGESRREISLAGLQGAARALVLARLRPHLDGALLVLTPTDQEALSFRQDLAFFLGDGSVVHFPPWDIRSIDPISPQRTLERTRLAVLGRLLEEEAVVVVASLAAALQRTLPKEMLLSWRQTLSMGDFIDRDGLAVKLLEGGYEAVSLVEEPGQFSIRGHVVDVFPPVREQPYRLELFGDEIEGIREFDPVSQRSLREVVSFPIVPAREILVTGQGRKRAERNVRQRALALDLPRSTRDRLLEAVSGGAVHSLHPLYLPLFYAAPEDPADGPPPGSLLEFLPPAAPVVLDDPPAIDRAQEDLENAVDRTLGKARQEERFFLERSAFLLSPEECRQRIGARRRIRLESLLLGAGEGSPAAAVSFSTAPSPVMHRVAPVSRDNEGRFGELAGRIRDDLAAGEQVLLLASGPEERERMASFLQAARLPFRIPGERLPEEMDRPRAGGDLLLAEGRISAGFSWKARRLVVLTDEDLFGKKIPRRPRRLPREGFFLKSFGDLAEGDLVVHKEFGIGRYQGLRRLAFSGIENDFLLVEYAEGDKLYLPVDRLDQLQRYIGPDGESPRIDRLGGTSWESTKERVQKSIRDMAEELVAVYAAREILERKTFSPPRGLDEEFAASFEYEETPDQARAIEDIHADMSLAKPMDRLVCGDAGFGKTEVALRASFRCVMDGRQVAVLTPTTILAEQHYKTFLRRFEPYPVRIETLNRMKTKAEQQKIAEDLRRGAVDIVIGTHRLLQKDVAFRDLGLVIIDEEQRFGVVHKERLKKLRTLVDVLTLTATPIPRTLHLSLVGIRDLSVIHTPPEDRVPVKTYVLEFDEEVIRDAIRQELQRGGQVFFLHDRVRSIHNVAGLVEQLVPEARISVIHGRMKPREIEDVMVRFLRQETDVLVCTTIIGSGVDIPTANTILVNRADRFGLAQLYQIRGRVGRAREESYAYLMVPRGAMLSRDAVKRLQVILDFSEPGSGFKIATSDLEIRGTGNLLGSSQSGHVSAVGYEMYTELMERAIRELKGQEMPEEDIRPEISLGIAAYLPAEYIGDEHQRLVSYKRISMAASDEELREIREGLEDCYGPLPKEASSLFEAIRIRNRLKELKIRRFAYDGRQASLTLTAATPVDPKRILSLSRGPYRGITLAPDGRLSVPLPDRRGAGVIEGAHEILRALTV from the coding sequence ATGCGCAAGATCATCGACCTGAAACCCCGGGAGGATCCCGCCTTCCTGGAACTGCTGGCACATATCGGGGAAAGTCGCCGGGAGATCTCCCTCGCGGGGCTCCAGGGGGCGGCCCGTGCCCTCGTCCTGGCCCGCCTCCGCCCTCACCTGGACGGGGCGCTGCTCGTCCTGACGCCGACGGACCAGGAAGCCCTTTCTTTTCGCCAGGACCTCGCCTTTTTCCTGGGCGACGGCTCCGTGGTCCATTTCCCGCCCTGGGACATCCGATCCATCGATCCGATCTCTCCCCAGAGGACCCTGGAGCGGACCCGTCTTGCCGTCCTGGGTCGCCTCCTGGAGGAAGAGGCCGTCGTGGTCGTGGCTTCCCTGGCGGCAGCCCTCCAGCGGACGCTGCCGAAGGAGATGCTTCTTTCCTGGCGCCAGACGCTGTCGATGGGCGATTTCATCGACCGGGACGGACTGGCCGTCAAACTCTTGGAGGGAGGGTACGAAGCCGTCTCCCTGGTGGAAGAGCCCGGACAGTTCAGCATCCGGGGCCATGTGGTGGACGTCTTCCCGCCCGTCCGGGAGCAGCCGTACCGTCTGGAGCTGTTCGGTGACGAGATCGAGGGAATCCGCGAGTTCGATCCCGTAAGCCAGCGCTCCCTCCGGGAGGTGGTGTCGTTCCCGATCGTTCCGGCGAGGGAGATCCTCGTCACCGGGCAGGGACGGAAACGGGCGGAGCGAAACGTCCGGCAGCGGGCCCTCGCGCTGGACCTCCCCCGGTCCACCCGGGACCGTCTCCTGGAGGCCGTCTCCGGAGGCGCCGTCCATTCCCTTCATCCCCTCTACCTGCCCCTGTTCTATGCCGCGCCGGAGGATCCGGCGGACGGTCCTCCGCCCGGGAGCCTGCTGGAATTTCTGCCGCCGGCGGCCCCGGTCGTCCTGGACGACCCGCCGGCCATCGATCGCGCGCAGGAAGACCTGGAGAATGCCGTCGACCGCACCCTCGGAAAGGCCCGCCAGGAAGAGCGGTTCTTTCTGGAGCGAAGCGCGTTCCTTCTGTCTCCCGAAGAATGCCGGCAGCGCATCGGAGCCCGGCGGAGGATCCGCCTGGAAAGCCTTCTTCTGGGTGCCGGGGAAGGCTCGCCTGCGGCAGCCGTTTCGTTCTCTACGGCGCCGTCTCCGGTCATGCACCGCGTGGCACCGGTTTCCCGGGACAACGAAGGCCGTTTCGGGGAACTGGCCGGCCGGATCCGCGACGACCTGGCGGCGGGTGAACAGGTCCTTCTCCTGGCCAGCGGTCCGGAGGAACGGGAACGGATGGCCTCTTTCCTCCAGGCGGCCCGACTTCCCTTCCGGATCCCCGGGGAGCGGCTTCCCGAGGAGATGGACCGACCCCGTGCAGGCGGCGACCTGCTCCTGGCGGAAGGTCGAATCAGCGCCGGGTTTTCCTGGAAGGCCCGCCGGCTGGTCGTCCTGACCGATGAGGACCTCTTCGGCAAGAAGATCCCGCGGCGCCCGCGGCGGCTACCCCGGGAGGGGTTCTTCCTGAAGTCCTTCGGCGACTTGGCGGAGGGCGACCTGGTGGTCCACAAGGAATTCGGAATCGGCCGCTACCAGGGCCTGCGAAGGCTCGCCTTCTCCGGCATCGAGAACGATTTTCTCCTGGTGGAATACGCCGAGGGGGACAAGCTCTACCTTCCGGTGGACCGCCTGGACCAGCTCCAGCGCTACATCGGTCCCGACGGCGAGAGTCCCCGGATCGACCGCCTCGGCGGGACCTCCTGGGAGTCCACCAAGGAACGGGTCCAGAAATCCATCCGCGACATGGCGGAGGAGCTGGTCGCCGTATACGCGGCCCGGGAGATCCTGGAGCGGAAGACCTTCTCTCCCCCCCGGGGACTCGACGAGGAATTCGCCGCCTCCTTCGAATACGAGGAGACACCGGACCAGGCGCGGGCCATCGAGGACATTCATGCCGACATGAGCCTGGCGAAGCCCATGGACCGGCTCGTCTGCGGCGACGCCGGTTTCGGCAAGACGGAGGTGGCCCTGCGGGCCTCCTTCCGGTGCGTCATGGACGGACGGCAGGTGGCGGTCCTCACGCCCACCACCATCCTGGCAGAGCAGCATTACAAGACGTTCCTCCGGCGCTTCGAGCCCTACCCGGTGCGCATCGAGACCCTCAACCGGATGAAGACGAAGGCGGAGCAGCAGAAGATCGCGGAGGACCTCCGCCGGGGCGCCGTGGACATCGTCATCGGCACCCACCGCCTGCTCCAGAAGGACGTCGCCTTCCGGGACCTGGGGCTCGTGATCATCGACGAAGAGCAGCGCTTCGGCGTCGTCCACAAGGAGCGCCTGAAAAAGCTCCGGACGCTGGTGGACGTCCTGACCCTGACGGCAACGCCCATTCCCCGGACCCTGCACCTTTCCCTGGTGGGCATCCGCGACCTCTCGGTCATCCACACGCCTCCGGAGGACCGTGTGCCCGTGAAGACCTACGTCCTGGAATTCGACGAGGAGGTCATCCGGGACGCCATCCGGCAGGAGCTGCAAAGGGGCGGCCAGGTCTTCTTCCTCCACGACCGGGTCCGCTCCATCCACAACGTGGCCGGGCTGGTGGAGCAGCTCGTGCCGGAGGCCAGGATTTCCGTCATCCACGGCCGGATGAAGCCCCGGGAGATCGAGGACGTCATGGTGCGCTTCCTCCGGCAGGAGACCGACGTCCTGGTCTGCACGACCATCATCGGCTCCGGCGTCGACATCCCCACGGCCAACACGATCCTCGTCAACCGTGCGGACCGGTTCGGCCTGGCCCAGCTTTACCAGATCCGGGGCCGGGTGGGCCGAGCCCGGGAAGAATCCTACGCGTACCTGATGGTCCCCAGGGGGGCGATGCTCTCCCGCGACGCCGTCAAACGCCTCCAGGTCATCCTCGATTTCTCCGAACCGGGCAGCGGATTCAAAATCGCCACCAGCGACCTGGAGATCCGCGGGACCGGCAATCTTCTGGGCTCGTCCCAGTCCGGCCATGTCTCGGCCGTCGGGTACGAGATGTACACGGAGCTCATGGAGCGGGCCATCCGGGAGCTGAAGGGGCAGGAAATGCCGGAGGAGGACATCCGGCCCGAGATCAGCCTGGGCATCGCCGCCTATCTCCCCGCGGAGTACATCGGGGACGAGCACCAGCGGCTCGTCTCCTACAAGCGCATTTCCATGGCCGCCTCGGACGAAGAGCTGCGGGAGATCCGGGAAGGACTGGAGGACTGCTACGGCCCCCTCCCGAAAGAGGCGTCCTCCCTCTTCGAGGCGATCCGGATTCGCAACCGGCTGAAGGAACTGAAGATCCGAAGGTTCGCCTACGACGGGAGGCAGGCATCCCTTACTCTCACCGCCGCGACGCCTGTGGATCCGAAACGAATCCTGTCCCTTTCCCGCGGTCCGTACCGGGGCATCACCCTGGCGCCGGACGGCAGGCTCTCCGTGCCCCTGCCGGACCGCAGGGGAGCCGGCGTCATCGAAGGCGCCCACGAGATCCTGCGGGCCCTGACGGTCTGA
- a CDS encoding efflux RND transporter periplasmic adaptor subunit, translated as MNGMKTGRPGWRLSRFRSGLPGAFLLVVLALVAVLTAGCQKKETKTDEKIINVRAATVEKKSLRPSVEAVGTLKPFQEVVISPEVDGIIRKLYVEEGSSVAKGMVLAEINETDYRLDLERAEAALKQAEATLANVKVEYSRKDALYKEQLVTQQQFDDITTRVTLATGDVDRARAALSMARERYSRSRVRSPMAGAVREKRVTAGDFVRTGTPMLWIVRSNPIKLSFSVPEKDVSSLKLGQEVDFRVDSFPGRTFTGRLMSIYPSLDEKTRTLQAEAHIPNPQGLLKPGFFARVTLYTGPAKDTVVIPITSILYENALKKVFLVEGDRAREVKIQIGGKYGESMAVLEGLQGGEQIVVVGQNTLADGVKVNVAR; from the coding sequence ATGAACGGGATGAAGACAGGGAGACCGGGATGGCGGCTGTCCCGGTTCCGCAGTGGGCTGCCGGGAGCGTTCCTGCTGGTGGTTCTGGCTCTCGTGGCTGTCTTGACAGCGGGGTGCCAGAAAAAGGAAACGAAAACAGACGAGAAGATTATCAATGTCCGAGCCGCAACCGTAGAGAAAAAGTCGCTCCGTCCCTCTGTGGAAGCGGTAGGGACCCTCAAGCCTTTCCAGGAGGTCGTCATCAGTCCGGAAGTGGACGGCATTATACGGAAACTGTACGTCGAGGAGGGATCCTCCGTGGCAAAGGGCATGGTCCTGGCGGAGATCAACGAGACGGACTACCGTTTGGATCTGGAGCGGGCGGAGGCGGCCCTGAAGCAGGCGGAGGCCACGCTGGCGAATGTGAAGGTCGAGTACTCCAGGAAAGATGCCCTTTACAAGGAGCAGCTCGTCACGCAGCAGCAGTTTGATGACATCACCACCCGGGTCACACTTGCGACGGGTGACGTCGATCGTGCCCGCGCGGCCCTGTCCATGGCCCGCGAACGCTACAGCCGCAGCCGGGTTAGATCACCCATGGCCGGCGCGGTCCGGGAAAAGCGCGTGACCGCCGGGGACTTCGTCCGCACGGGGACGCCCATGCTGTGGATCGTCCGATCCAACCCCATCAAGCTGTCCTTTTCGGTTCCGGAAAAGGACGTCAGCAGCCTCAAGCTCGGCCAGGAGGTGGACTTCCGGGTTGATTCCTTCCCCGGCAGGACCTTTACGGGCCGGCTGATGAGCATCTACCCGAGCCTCGACGAGAAGACCCGGACCCTCCAGGCGGAGGCCCACATCCCCAATCCCCAGGGACTTCTCAAACCCGGGTTCTTCGCCCGGGTGACGCTGTACACGGGGCCGGCGAAAGACACCGTCGTCATCCCGATCACGTCCATTCTTTACGAAAACGCCCTGAAAAAGGTCTTTCTCGTGGAGGGCGACCGCGCCCGGGAAGTGAAGATCCAGATCGGGGGGAAATACGGCGAGTCCATGGCGGTTCTGGAGGGACTCCAGGGAGGCGAGCAGATCGTGGTGGTCGGGCAGAATACCCTGGCGGACGGAGTGAAGGTGAATGTGGCTCGCTAA
- the uvrA gene encoding excinuclease ABC subunit UvrA: MQVIRIKGASQHNLRHISLDIPRDKLVVITGVSGSGKSSLAFDTIYAEGQRRYVESLSAYARQFIGQMDKPDVESIEGLSPAIAIEQRAASQNPRSTVGTVTEIYDYLRLIFSRIGIPHCPSCGREIRSQTIDRMMDAVLAWPEGTRLTVLAPLARGRKGEFQKEFKKLQKDGFVRVRVDGQIHDLAEEIPLEKNRRHDIDVVVDRLVLREGIRKRLRDSLEISSGLSDGLVRIVPAGEEEVLFSEKYACPDCNIGIPDLQPRLFSFNSPYGACPDCSGLGTRMYFDEELVVPDPELSLREGAIAPWAGRHSLSFHSTLDALAQHYGFDINTPFVKLPVKVRESILRGSGREKIRFWMDRGGQRFFYTKPFEGILNQLDRRYRETASNHVRMDLARYISLRDCPTCGGTRLKPESLAVRVGGMNINEVCRLSIRDCYDFFRTLPLSHQEAIISERVLKEIRERLLFLLDVGMDYLNLARSSGTLSGGENQRIRLATQIGSGLMGVLYVLDEPTVGLHQRDNLRLIATLQRLRDMGNTVLVVEHDADMMLSSDEIIDMGPGAGREGGRIVFQGTPGEILRSEASLTGRYLSGSLSIPIPRKRRPVPGRWIVLEGAWENNLKDIDIRIPVGVFTAVTGVSGSGKSTMVIETLHKTLSRRLYRRQGSAVKVRRIVDLGGIERVILINQQPIGRTPRSNPVTYTGIFNPIRDLFTGLPESRVRGYKPGRFSFNVRGGRCEACEGNGLIKIEMHFLPDVYVTCETCRGRRFNADTLDIRYKEQSIADVLDMTVNQAIDFFANIPAIRSKLQLLVDVGLGYIRLGQSATTLSGGEAQRIKLSRELGKRPESNTLYILDEPTIGLHFADIQKLLDVLMRLVDMGNTVVVIEHNLDVIKSADYILDLGPEGGPGGGEIIAAGSPEEVARIGHSFTGQYLRKILQTGVR, translated from the coding sequence ATGCAGGTCATTCGCATCAAGGGAGCTTCGCAACACAACCTCCGGCACATCAGCCTGGACATTCCACGGGACAAGCTGGTCGTCATCACCGGGGTGAGCGGATCGGGGAAATCTTCCCTCGCCTTCGACACGATCTATGCCGAGGGACAGCGGCGCTACGTTGAGTCCCTGTCGGCCTACGCCCGCCAGTTCATCGGCCAGATGGACAAGCCCGACGTGGAATCCATCGAGGGACTCTCGCCGGCCATCGCCATCGAGCAGCGCGCCGCCAGCCAGAATCCCCGCTCCACGGTGGGCACCGTGACGGAGATCTACGACTACCTTCGCCTCATCTTCTCCCGCATCGGCATTCCCCATTGTCCCTCCTGTGGCCGGGAGATCCGATCCCAGACCATCGACCGGATGATGGACGCGGTCCTGGCCTGGCCGGAGGGAACACGCCTGACGGTCCTGGCCCCCCTTGCCCGGGGCCGCAAGGGGGAGTTCCAGAAGGAATTCAAGAAACTCCAGAAGGACGGCTTCGTCCGGGTCCGGGTGGACGGCCAGATACACGACCTGGCGGAAGAGATCCCGCTGGAGAAGAACCGCCGCCACGACATCGACGTCGTCGTGGACCGCCTCGTGCTCCGCGAGGGAATCCGCAAACGGCTCCGGGACTCGCTGGAAATCTCCTCCGGCCTTTCCGACGGCCTTGTCCGAATCGTCCCCGCCGGGGAGGAGGAAGTCCTCTTCAGCGAAAAGTACGCCTGTCCGGATTGCAATATCGGCATCCCCGATCTCCAGCCGCGCCTTTTTTCCTTCAATAGCCCCTACGGGGCCTGCCCAGACTGCAGCGGCCTGGGAACCCGGATGTATTTTGACGAGGAGTTGGTGGTTCCCGACCCGGAGCTGTCGCTCAGGGAGGGAGCCATCGCCCCCTGGGCGGGACGCCACTCCCTGTCTTTCCATTCCACGCTGGACGCCCTGGCCCAGCACTACGGCTTCGATATCAACACACCCTTCGTCAAGCTCCCCGTGAAGGTGCGGGAGTCGATCCTCCGGGGATCGGGCCGGGAAAAGATCCGGTTCTGGATGGATCGCGGGGGCCAGCGCTTCTTCTACACCAAGCCTTTCGAGGGCATCCTGAATCAGCTGGACCGGCGGTATCGGGAAACGGCGTCCAACCACGTGCGGATGGACCTGGCGCGCTACATCAGCCTCCGCGACTGCCCGACCTGCGGCGGAACGAGGCTGAAGCCGGAGAGCCTGGCCGTCCGGGTGGGCGGGATGAACATCAACGAGGTGTGTCGCCTCTCCATTCGGGACTGCTACGACTTTTTCCGTACCCTCCCGCTTTCCCACCAGGAAGCGATCATCTCCGAACGGGTGCTCAAGGAGATCCGGGAACGGCTTCTGTTCCTCCTGGACGTGGGTATGGACTACCTCAACCTGGCCCGATCCTCCGGAACGCTGTCCGGTGGTGAGAACCAGCGGATCCGCCTGGCCACGCAGATCGGTTCGGGGTTGATGGGAGTTCTCTACGTTCTCGACGAGCCGACCGTGGGACTGCATCAGCGGGACAACCTGCGCCTCATCGCCACCTTGCAGCGCCTGCGGGACATGGGCAACACCGTCCTGGTGGTTGAGCACGACGCCGACATGATGCTCTCGTCCGACGAGATCATCGACATGGGCCCCGGCGCCGGCCGCGAGGGAGGAAGGATCGTCTTCCAGGGAACGCCCGGGGAGATCCTCCGGTCCGAGGCCTCCCTCACGGGCCGCTATCTCTCCGGATCTCTGTCGATACCGATTCCCCGGAAGCGGAGGCCCGTCCCGGGAAGGTGGATCGTCCTGGAGGGGGCCTGGGAAAATAACCTCAAGGACATCGACATCCGCATTCCCGTGGGCGTCTTCACGGCCGTCACCGGGGTCTCCGGCTCGGGCAAGAGCACCATGGTCATCGAGACCCTCCACAAGACCCTGTCACGGCGCCTTTACCGACGCCAGGGCTCGGCCGTAAAGGTGCGGCGCATCGTCGACCTGGGAGGAATCGAGCGGGTCATCCTGATCAACCAGCAGCCCATCGGCCGGACGCCCCGCTCCAATCCCGTCACCTACACCGGCATCTTCAACCCGATCCGGGATCTCTTCACCGGCCTGCCGGAATCGCGGGTCCGGGGTTACAAGCCCGGCCGCTTCAGCTTCAACGTCCGGGGAGGACGGTGCGAGGCCTGCGAAGGAAACGGGCTGATCAAGATCGAGATGCATTTTCTTCCCGATGTTTACGTAACCTGCGAGACCTGTCGCGGACGGCGGTTCAACGCCGACACGCTGGACATTCGCTACAAGGAACAGAGCATCGCCGACGTGCTGGATATGACGGTGAACCAGGCCATCGACTTCTTCGCCAACATCCCGGCCATCCGCTCGAAGCTCCAGCTTCTGGTGGACGTGGGGCTCGGGTACATCCGCCTCGGCCAGTCGGCCACCACCCTTTCCGGCGGCGAGGCCCAGCGGATCAAGCTCTCCCGAGAACTGGGCAAGCGGCCCGAAAGCAACACGCTGTATATTCTCGACGAGCCTACCATCGGACTTCATTTCGCCGACATCCAAAAGCTCCTCGATGTACTCATGCGTCTCGTCGACATGGGAAACACGGTCGTCGTGATCGAGCACAACCTGGACGTTATCAAATCTGCCGACTACATTCTCGACCTCGGCCCCGAAGGCGGCCCCGGGGGCGGCGAAATCATCGCCGCCGGCAGCCCCGAGGAAGTCGCCCGGATCGGGCACTCCTTCACGGGACAATACCTCAGGAAGATCCTGCAAACCGGCGTCCGGTAA